The following proteins are encoded in a genomic region of Glycine soja cultivar W05 chromosome 17, ASM419377v2, whole genome shotgun sequence:
- the LOC114393624 gene encoding BEL1-like homeodomain protein 7, with protein sequence MYPNQAFSSGSYADMLSGNPLLPHNYGETVGGQNELKFITSMRDTMIMQPIDGHPNAAATTGNPDSFENAGDSHSHVIPRTTQLGLVDNEQNVQNQGLSLSLGSVMPSIASVPTFPYQYPGTSFSSLMSACVPNLKGTSSLKDDEASLQRELRNAECMASLASSGGFHKRDGLYNPQHPSMCLGEGQSHGSQGFSNNMLNSQYLKAAQELLDEIVNVRKQTSLEKQPSFRDVGLDGSKDSDGKSTTQSVQISSGPNGSSAANSSCELSPTERQNFLDKKTKLLSMLDEVDKRYRQYCHQMQIVVSSFDMVSGCGAAEPYTALALRTISRHFRCLHDAISGQIQVTQRNLGEQEGIPRLRYVDQQLRQQKALQQLGVMRQAWRPQRGLPETSVSILRAWLFEHFLHPYPKDSEKIMLARQTGLTKNQVANWFINARVRLWKPMVEEMYKEEFDVQASDNKREESQDNLITVDDSVQHHGLKLDHADRGIQSSDHGENAMDPRIGKLQGDQRFNMNNNNSPYYGDGCIMASTPATYDLSELGNIAVGGHVSLALELRNCESEGFGVSNDDMHKRRKKTLASSPEADLLDYHFTDTGKQQNKFGNPHLLHEFVV encoded by the exons ATGTATCCGAACCAAGCCTTTTCTTCAGGGTCCTATGCTGATATGTTGTCTGGGAATCCTCTTTTACCTCATAACTACGGTGAAACTGTAGGAGGACAAAATGAATTGAAGTTCATCACATCCATGAGGGACACGATGATTATGCAACCTATTGATGGGCATCCCAATGCCGCCGCCACCACAGGCAATCCGGATTCTTTTGAGAATGCCGGAGATTCCCATTCCCATGTTATTCCAAGGACAACACAATTGGGACTTGTGGACAATGAGCAAAATGTACAAAACCAAGGCTTGTCTCTTAGCCTTGGCTCAGTGATGCCTTCTATTGCATCTGTTCCTACCTTTCCATATCAGTATCCTGGCACCAGTTTCTCTTCCCTAATGTCTGCTTGTGTCCCAAATTTAAAGGGAACTTCATCTCTTAAAGATGATGAGGCCAGCTTACAAAGGGAATTGAGAAATGCTGAGTGCATGGCATCTTTAGCTTCTTCTGGTGGCTTTCACAAAAGGGATGGTTTGTATAATCCACAACACCCCTCAATGTGCCTTGGTGAAGGCCAAAGTCATGGATCACAAGGTTTTTCCAACAATATGTTGAACTCACAATACCTCAAGGCAGCACAGGAGTTGCTTGATGAAATAGTTAATGTCCGAAAGCAAACCAGTTTGGAAAAGCAACCGAGTTTCCGTGATGTTGGTTTAGATGGCTCCAAAGATTCCGATGGAAAATCTACCACCCAATCTGTGCAGATATCTTCAGGCCCCAATGGTTCTTCTGCTGCAAACTCTTCATGTGAGCTATCACCTACAGAACGACAGAATTTTTTGGACAAAAAGACAAAGCTTTTGTCTATGCTGGATGAG GTGGATAAAAGATACAGACAGTACTGCCACCAAATGCAGATTGTTGTGTCATCTTTTGATATGGTTTCTGGATGTGGAGCAGCTGAACCATACACTGCACTTGCCTTGCGCACAATATCGCGCCACTTTCGGTGTTTGCATGATGCCATTAGCGGCCAAATTCAAGTGACTCAAAGGAACCTTGGAGAACAAGAGGGAATACCTCGTCTCCGCTATGTTGATCAGCAGCTTCggcaacaaaaggcccttcagCAACTTGGTGTAATGCGACAAGCTTGGAGGCCTCAGAGGGGACTTCCTGAAACCTCTGTTTCAATACTCCGTGCATGGCTCTTTGAGCACTTCCTTCATCC TTATCCTAAGGATTCAGAGAAAATTATGCTAGCAAGGCAAACTGGCTTAACAAAAAACCAG GTGGCAAATTGGTTCATTAATGCAAGGGTGCGTCTTTGGAAGCCAATGGTTGAGGAAATGTACAAAGAAGAATTTGATGTTCAAGCTTCTGACAATAAAAGGGAAGAGTCACAGGACAACTTAATAACAGTTGATGATAGTGTTCAGCATCATGGGCTGAAGTTGGATCATGCCGACAGAGGAATCCAAAGCAGTGATCATGGAGAAAATGCCATGGATCCTAGAATTGGAAAATTGCAAGGTGATCAAAGGTTCAACATGAACAACAACAATAGTCCTTATTATGGTGATGGCTGCATAATGGCTTCTACTCCGGCCACATATGATTTATCAGAGTTAGGTAACATTGCCGTTGGTGGCCACGTGTCTCTCGCATTGGAATTGAGGAACTGTGAAAGCGAAGGATTTGGTGTGTCGAATGATGACATGCATAAACGACGTAAGAAAACATTGGCTTCTTCCCCAGAGGCTGATTTGCTAGATTACCATTTCACAGACACAGGAAAGCAACAAAACAAGTTTGGCAATCCTCACCTATTGCACGAGTTTGTTGTGTGA